From Desulfuromonas soudanensis, the proteins below share one genomic window:
- a CDS encoding ATP-dependent helicase — translation MSEFLRDLNPRQQEAVRQTEGPLLILAGAGSGKTRTVTHRVAHLIHDRGVEPWRILAVTFTNKAAAEMKERLQRLLGGGELPWVATFHATCVRILRREITALGYSSDFSIYDDQDQERLLKGILRDLDIPEKILKPRAAAAAIDGAKNRGLFPEAMERGDFYSDLVARVYARYQSRLKQASALDFGDLLMLTVRLFENHPEILEKYRRRFAYIHVDEVQDTNQVQYRLIHLLAGGHRNLCVVGDDDQSIYRWRGAEIGNILGFEKDYPGCVVIRLEQNYRSTRTILDAAGGVVEKNLGRKGKTLWTDNPEGEKVVVETLSDDLEEARFVADEIARLHRGGRHLRDIAVFYRTNAQSRPLEEALRGHNLPYVMFGGVKFYSRMEIKDILAYLRILLNPADTVSARRIVNVPPRGIGAATIDRIAPLEEEAGGFLPACALALERGLVAGAAARKVGEFVELIASFGRRLEHLPYPRLTAEIIEESGYGPMLRQERTEEAQGRMENLEQLLAGMEEHSGSEGTLREYLEQVALITDLDSYDASLDRVTLMTLHAAKGLEFPVVFMTGMEEGLFPHSRSQGGGDELEEERRLCYVGMTRAMEKLVLSHARRRRVYGDFQFNPPSRFLAEIPPHLVAGTATPTLHKVSAHNLASVFESLTPSPFEDSGGEPSFEEEVRVVPDAEEGLRIGLRVRHPRFGVGSVRRVEGNGDNQKVTVYFNTVGAKKLLLKFAGLEPA, via the coding sequence ATGAGTGAGTTTCTCCGCGACCTCAACCCCCGGCAGCAGGAGGCGGTGCGGCAGACCGAAGGGCCGCTCCTCATCCTCGCCGGGGCCGGCTCGGGCAAGACCCGCACCGTCACCCACCGGGTCGCTCACCTGATCCACGACCGGGGGGTCGAGCCGTGGCGGATTCTGGCGGTCACCTTCACCAACAAGGCCGCCGCCGAGATGAAGGAGCGCCTGCAGCGCCTCCTCGGCGGCGGCGAACTCCCCTGGGTCGCCACCTTTCACGCCACCTGCGTGCGCATCCTCCGCCGGGAAATCACCGCTCTCGGCTATTCCAGCGATTTCAGCATCTACGACGATCAGGACCAGGAACGTCTCCTCAAGGGGATCCTCAGGGATCTCGACATCCCGGAAAAGATCCTCAAACCCCGGGCGGCGGCCGCAGCCATCGACGGCGCCAAGAATCGCGGCCTCTTTCCCGAGGCGATGGAACGGGGGGACTTCTACAGCGATCTGGTCGCCCGGGTCTACGCGCGCTACCAGAGCCGCCTCAAACAGGCCAGCGCCCTCGATTTCGGCGACCTGCTGATGCTTACGGTGAGACTCTTTGAGAACCATCCGGAGATCCTCGAAAAATACCGGCGGCGTTTCGCCTACATCCACGTCGACGAAGTCCAGGACACCAACCAGGTGCAGTACCGCCTCATCCACCTCCTGGCCGGCGGACACCGTAACCTCTGCGTGGTCGGCGACGACGACCAGTCGATCTACCGCTGGCGCGGCGCCGAGATCGGGAACATCCTCGGCTTCGAGAAGGATTATCCCGGCTGCGTCGTCATCCGCCTCGAACAGAACTACCGCTCGACCCGCACCATCCTCGACGCCGCCGGGGGCGTGGTGGAAAAAAACCTCGGCCGCAAGGGGAAGACGTTGTGGACGGACAACCCCGAAGGAGAAAAGGTCGTCGTCGAGACCCTCTCCGACGATCTCGAGGAGGCCCGCTTCGTCGCCGATGAAATCGCCCGGCTGCACCGGGGCGGCCGCCATCTGCGCGATATCGCCGTCTTTTACCGCACCAACGCCCAGTCCCGCCCCCTTGAGGAGGCGCTGCGCGGTCACAACCTCCCCTACGTGATGTTCGGCGGCGTCAAATTCTACTCGCGGATGGAGATCAAGGACATCCTCGCCTACCTGCGGATCCTCCTCAACCCGGCCGACACCGTCTCGGCGCGGCGGATCGTCAACGTCCCGCCGCGGGGGATCGGCGCCGCGACCATCGATCGCATCGCCCCCCTCGAGGAGGAGGCCGGGGGCTTTCTCCCCGCCTGCGCCCTCGCCCTGGAGCGCGGCCTCGTCGCCGGGGCCGCCGCCCGCAAGGTCGGCGAGTTCGTCGAGCTCATCGCCTCCTTCGGCCGCCGGCTGGAGCATCTCCCCTATCCCCGGCTCACCGCCGAGATCATCGAAGAGAGCGGCTACGGCCCGATGCTCCGTCAGGAACGAACCGAGGAAGCCCAGGGACGAATGGAGAACCTCGAACAGCTCCTCGCCGGGATGGAGGAGCACAGCGGAAGCGAGGGGACGTTGCGGGAGTATCTCGAGCAGGTGGCGCTGATCACCGATCTCGACTCCTACGACGCCAGCCTCGACCGGGTCACCCTGATGACCCTGCACGCCGCCAAGGGGCTCGAATTCCCGGTGGTCTTCATGACCGGGATGGAAGAGGGGCTCTTTCCTCACTCGCGCTCCCAGGGCGGAGGGGACGAGCTCGAGGAGGAGCGGCGCCTCTGCTATGTGGGGATGACCCGGGCCATGGAGAAACTCGTTCTCAGCCACGCCCGCAGGCGAAGGGTCTACGGCGACTTCCAGTTCAACCCGCCGAGCCGCTTTCTCGCAGAGATCCCCCCCCATTTGGTGGCCGGAACCGCGACCCCGACCCTCCACAAGGTTTCGGCCCACAACCTCGCCTCCGTCTTCGAGTCCCTGACCCCCTCCCCCTTCGAAGACAGCGGCGGCGAGCCCTCCTTCGAAGAGGAGGTCCGGGTCGTCCCCGACGCCGAGGAAGGGTTGCGCATCGGCCTCCGGGTCCGCCATCCCCGTTTCGGCGTCGGCAGCGTCCGCCGCGTCGAAGGAAACGGCGACAACCAGAAAGTCACCGTCTACTTCAACACCGTCGGCGCCAAGAAACTCCTCCTCAAATTCGCCGGGCTCGAGCCCGCCTGA
- a CDS encoding chloride channel protein, which translates to MRPRNKLIIWLRRRSTALLSRFRISENTFMAILAVAIGLLSGLGNYAFRKTIDFVHWAVIEQGMELFAISFDEWTLSRVLVILFPVAGGLLLIPFGLFFAKDLRFGFPAFLERVNLRGAKIEVRTIFTRGLASAITLGTGGSAGQEGPIAQIGGAIGSQFGQTFKVSGDRLKVLVACGVSGGVAATFNAPIAGVFFAQEIVLLSSFEISSFTSIVIASGMSTVVSRALLGNIPALAAPPYVLSGPWELLLYLLLGLIIGMFAAGFIDIHFRIKDRFDSLKIPRLAKPIFGGLLVGAVGIFFPQVFGNGYEFMETVMRGEGAWYLLAALIVMKVVATSVTLGSGLPGGLFAPSLYIGAVTGGAFGKLAQMAFPSVATTPGAYALVGMGAFLSAATHAPMTAIFLLFEITASYQVIIPIMLTCVIGTGISRHFKKESLDTVELSRAGINLEAGKERNIMKSLLVREVMATDPESVPENMTLGQFAHFIASTRHTNFPLINSNGELTGIISVQDFMGVVFERDLMDLVVIKELATLDVITVTGDDDLDQAMKKIGYRNIEQLPVVDREGGNRLVGIISRRDMVSAYNRALMTRTLEDETDE; encoded by the coding sequence TTGCGTCCGAGAAACAAACTCATCATCTGGCTGCGCCGCCGCAGCACCGCCCTCCTCAGCCGCTTTCGCATCAGCGAAAACACCTTCATGGCCATCCTGGCGGTGGCCATCGGCCTCCTCTCGGGACTGGGCAACTACGCCTTTCGCAAAACCATCGACTTCGTTCACTGGGCCGTCATCGAACAGGGGATGGAGCTCTTCGCCATCTCCTTCGACGAATGGACCCTGAGCCGGGTGCTGGTCATTCTCTTCCCCGTCGCCGGCGGTCTGCTGCTGATCCCCTTCGGACTCTTCTTCGCCAAGGACCTCAGGTTCGGATTTCCGGCCTTTCTCGAAAGGGTCAACCTGCGGGGAGCCAAGATCGAGGTCCGCACCATCTTCACCCGGGGACTGGCCAGCGCCATCACCCTCGGCACCGGCGGCAGCGCCGGCCAGGAAGGGCCCATCGCCCAGATCGGCGGGGCCATCGGCAGCCAGTTCGGTCAGACCTTCAAGGTCAGCGGCGACCGGCTCAAGGTCCTCGTCGCCTGCGGCGTCTCCGGCGGGGTGGCGGCGACCTTCAACGCCCCGATCGCCGGCGTCTTCTTCGCCCAGGAGATCGTCCTCCTCTCCTCCTTCGAAATCTCCAGCTTCACCTCCATCGTCATCGCCAGCGGCATGAGCACCGTCGTCTCCCGGGCGCTCCTCGGCAACATCCCCGCTCTCGCCGCTCCTCCCTACGTTCTCTCCGGCCCCTGGGAACTCCTCCTCTACCTCCTCCTCGGCCTGATCATCGGCATGTTTGCCGCCGGCTTCATCGATATCCATTTCCGCATCAAGGACCGCTTCGACAGCCTGAAGATTCCGAGGCTGGCCAAGCCGATCTTCGGCGGCTTGCTGGTGGGGGCCGTGGGGATCTTCTTTCCCCAGGTCTTCGGCAACGGCTACGAGTTCATGGAGACGGTAATGCGCGGCGAAGGCGCCTGGTACCTCCTCGCCGCCCTGATCGTCATGAAGGTGGTCGCCACCTCGGTCACTCTCGGCTCCGGCCTGCCGGGGGGGCTCTTCGCTCCGTCCCTGTACATCGGCGCCGTCACCGGCGGAGCCTTCGGCAAGCTGGCGCAGATGGCCTTCCCCTCCGTCGCCACCACCCCCGGCGCCTACGCCCTGGTCGGCATGGGAGCTTTTCTTTCGGCGGCGACCCACGCCCCGATGACGGCCATCTTCCTCCTCTTCGAAATTACCGCTTCCTACCAGGTCATCATCCCCATCATGCTCACCTGCGTCATCGGGACCGGGATCAGTCGCCACTTCAAGAAGGAAAGTCTCGACACCGTCGAGCTCTCCCGGGCCGGGATCAACCTCGAAGCGGGTAAAGAGCGCAATATCATGAAGTCCCTTCTCGTCCGCGAGGTGATGGCCACCGACCCGGAATCGGTGCCGGAGAACATGACCCTCGGCCAGTTTGCCCACTTCATTGCCAGCACCCGCCACACCAACTTCCCCCTCATCAACAGCAACGGCGAGCTCACCGGGATCATCTCGGTCCAGGATTTCATGGGGGTGGTCTTCGAGCGCGACCTCATGGACCTGGTGGTGATCAAGGAGCTGGCCACTCTCGACGTGATCACCGTCACCGGGGACGACGATCTCGACCAGGCGATGAAAAAGATCGGCTACCGCAACATCGAGCAGCTCCCGGTGGTCGACCGCGAAGGCGGCAACCGGCTGGTCGGGATCATCTCCCGGCGCGACATGGTCTCGGCCTACAACCGCGCCCTGATGACCCGCACCCTCGAGGACGAAACCGATGAGTGA
- the glmS gene encoding glutamine--fructose-6-phosphate transaminase (isomerizing): MCGIVGYIGQQQATPIILDGLRRLEYRGYDSAGIATLDGGKIEIRRAQGKLANLEAVLLQRPLEGSRGIGHTRWATHGRPSETNAHPHFAGGIVVVHNGIIENYQQLREKLRALGHNFRSETDTEVIAHLVERHYKEGGDFEGAVRLALGEVRGAYAVAILCEKEPDKLIAAKLGSPLVVGQGVGEYFVASDIPAMLSHTREMIFLEDGEMVVFTPEAMRVTDLSGAPREKTAKTITWSPLMAEKGGYRHFMLKETHEQPRAIADTIAGRIVEGEGRIHLEDLRLGDEELGSLDKIFIVACGTSWHAALVGKFLIERLARIPVEVDIASEFRYRDPIVTPRTLTVLISQSGETADTLAALREARGKGSKAVAICNVVESSIARESDGVIYTHAGPEIGVASTKAFTTQLVALFLFALHLGKTRGILDAERSRALTAELLTLPRKVEEALLLDGAIEQIARDFVGATDFLYLGRGNQYPIALEGALKLKEISYIHAEGYPAGEMKHGPIALIDEQLPVVIIAPGNDTYEKVISNMEEVRARGGKVIAITDREDSDLSDKADVILVLPQIADELMPILTVIPLQLLAYHIAVLKGTDVDQPRNLAKSVTVE; this comes from the coding sequence ATGTGCGGCATCGTCGGCTATATCGGCCAGCAGCAGGCCACCCCCATCATCCTCGACGGTCTGCGCCGCCTCGAGTACCGGGGGTATGATTCGGCGGGGATCGCCACCCTCGACGGCGGGAAAATCGAAATCCGCCGCGCCCAGGGGAAGCTCGCCAACCTCGAAGCCGTCCTTCTGCAGCGCCCCCTCGAGGGGAGCCGCGGCATCGGCCATACCCGCTGGGCCACCCACGGCCGCCCTTCCGAGACCAACGCCCACCCCCATTTTGCCGGCGGCATCGTCGTCGTGCACAACGGCATCATCGAAAACTACCAGCAGCTCCGGGAGAAGCTCCGCGCCCTCGGCCACAACTTCCGCTCGGAAACCGACACGGAGGTCATCGCCCACCTGGTCGAGAGACACTACAAGGAAGGCGGCGATTTCGAAGGGGCGGTGCGCCTCGCTCTCGGGGAGGTGCGGGGCGCCTACGCCGTCGCCATCCTCTGCGAGAAGGAACCGGACAAGCTCATCGCCGCCAAGCTCGGCTCGCCGCTGGTGGTCGGCCAGGGGGTGGGCGAGTATTTCGTCGCCTCCGACATCCCGGCGATGCTCTCCCACACCCGGGAGATGATCTTCCTCGAGGACGGCGAGATGGTCGTCTTCACCCCCGAGGCGATGCGCGTCACCGACCTCTCCGGGGCGCCGCGGGAGAAAACCGCCAAGACCATCACCTGGAGCCCGCTGATGGCGGAGAAGGGGGGCTACCGCCATTTCATGCTCAAGGAGACCCACGAACAGCCCCGGGCCATCGCCGACACCATCGCCGGACGGATCGTCGAGGGGGAGGGGAGGATCCACCTCGAAGATCTGCGCCTGGGCGACGAGGAGCTCGGCTCCCTGGATAAAATTTTCATCGTCGCCTGCGGCACCTCCTGGCATGCCGCCCTGGTCGGCAAGTTCCTCATCGAAAGACTGGCGCGGATCCCGGTGGAGGTCGACATCGCCAGCGAATTCCGCTATCGCGACCCGATCGTCACCCCGCGGACGCTCACGGTCCTCATCAGCCAGAGCGGCGAGACCGCCGACACCCTCGCCGCCCTGCGGGAAGCCCGGGGGAAGGGGTCGAAGGCCGTCGCCATCTGCAACGTGGTGGAGTCGTCCATCGCCCGGGAGAGCGACGGCGTGATCTACACCCACGCCGGGCCGGAGATCGGCGTCGCTTCCACCAAGGCCTTCACCACCCAGTTGGTCGCCCTCTTCCTCTTCGCCCTGCACCTCGGCAAGACCCGGGGGATCCTCGACGCCGAGCGCAGCCGCGCCCTCACCGCCGAGCTCCTCACCCTGCCGCGCAAGGTCGAAGAGGCCCTTCTCCTCGACGGCGCTATCGAACAGATCGCCAGGGACTTCGTCGGGGCGACCGACTTTCTCTATCTCGGGCGGGGCAACCAGTACCCCATCGCCCTCGAAGGGGCCCTCAAGCTCAAGGAGATCTCCTACATCCACGCCGAGGGTTACCCGGCCGGCGAGATGAAGCACGGCCCCATCGCCCTCATCGACGAGCAGCTGCCGGTGGTGATCATCGCCCCCGGCAACGACACCTACGAGAAGGTCATTTCCAACATGGAGGAGGTCCGCGCCCGCGGCGGCAAGGTGATTGCCATTACCGATCGGGAAGACAGCGACCTTTCCGACAAGGCCGACGTCATCCTCGTCCTGCCGCAGATCGCCGATGAGCTGATGCCGATCCTCACTGTAATCCCCCTGCAGCTCCTCGCCTATCACATCGCCGTCCTCAAGGGGACCGACGTCGACCAACCCCGCAATCTTGCCAAAAGCGTCACCGTGGAGTAA
- the glmU gene encoding bifunctional UDP-N-acetylglucosamine diphosphorylase/glucosamine-1-phosphate N-acetyltransferase GlmU: protein MNDQKLAAVILAAGRGTRMKSDLPKVLHRVAGLPMASYPVRLATALGSFPTVMVIGHGAAAVEKALADEGVLFAVQSEQLGTGHALLCAREALADFTGTILLLCGDVPLLRQETVARLLSYHGTQKAAVTVLTSRLENPHGYGRIVRDGEEVLRIVEEKDATSAEKAILEINTGIYAFEAPYVFEALRGVTTDNAQGEYYLTDVLAMARADGRRVCALAAAEAGETLGINDRLQLAEAGALMRCRINEELMREGVTLIDPKTTYIDPGVRIGADTVIHPGVHLRGATIIGRGALIEPGVVVTDCTLADDVHLKAGSVLEESRLGDGCTIGPMAHLRPGTVLAGNNKLGNFVETKKATFGLGSQASHLTYIGDAEVGSGVNIGCGTITCNYDGVNKHRTVIEDDVFVGSDTQFVAPVRIGRGSLIGAGSTITKDVPPDSLALSRTEQKVVLGWRLRHKPKEKKS from the coding sequence ATGAACGATCAGAAACTGGCGGCCGTCATCCTCGCAGCCGGGCGCGGAACCCGGATGAAATCCGACCTTCCCAAGGTCCTCCATCGGGTGGCCGGACTCCCCATGGCCAGCTATCCGGTCCGTCTGGCGACGGCCCTCGGCTCTTTTCCGACGGTCATGGTGATCGGCCACGGCGCTGCGGCGGTAGAAAAGGCCCTGGCCGACGAAGGGGTGCTCTTTGCCGTCCAGAGCGAGCAACTCGGCACCGGCCACGCCCTCCTCTGTGCCCGGGAAGCCCTGGCCGATTTCACCGGGACGATTCTCCTCCTCTGCGGCGACGTCCCCCTGTTGCGCCAGGAGACGGTCGCCCGGCTTCTTTCCTACCACGGCACCCAAAAGGCTGCCGTCACCGTCCTCACCTCCCGGCTGGAGAACCCCCACGGCTACGGGCGGATCGTCCGCGACGGCGAGGAGGTGCTGCGCATCGTCGAGGAAAAGGACGCCACCTCCGCTGAAAAGGCCATCCTGGAGATCAACACCGGGATCTACGCCTTCGAGGCCCCCTACGTTTTCGAAGCGCTGCGCGGCGTCACCACCGACAACGCCCAGGGGGAATACTACCTGACCGACGTTCTGGCCATGGCCCGCGCCGACGGTCGCAGGGTCTGCGCCCTGGCTGCCGCCGAAGCCGGCGAGACCCTGGGGATCAACGACCGCCTCCAGCTCGCCGAGGCCGGAGCGCTCATGCGGTGCCGCATCAACGAGGAGCTGATGCGCGAGGGCGTCACCCTCATCGATCCAAAGACCACCTACATCGATCCCGGTGTGCGCATCGGCGCCGACACGGTGATCCACCCCGGCGTCCACCTGCGCGGCGCAACAATTATCGGCAGAGGCGCCCTGATCGAGCCGGGAGTCGTCGTCACGGACTGCACCCTCGCCGACGACGTCCACCTCAAGGCGGGGAGTGTTCTCGAAGAGTCCCGCCTCGGCGACGGCTGCACCATCGGACCGATGGCTCACCTGCGCCCCGGCACCGTTCTGGCCGGAAACAACAAGCTCGGCAACTTCGTCGAGACCAAGAAAGCCACCTTCGGCCTCGGCTCCCAGGCCAGCCACCTGACCTACATCGGCGACGCCGAGGTCGGCAGCGGGGTCAACATCGGCTGCGGCACCATCACCTGCAACTACGACGGCGTCAACAAGCACCGGACGGTGATCGAAGACGACGTCTTCGTCGGCAGCGACACCCAGTTCGTCGCCCCGGTGCGCATCGGCCGCGGCAGCCTCATCGGCGCCGGATCGACCATCACCAAGGATGTTCCTCCCGATTCCCTCGCCCTCTCCCGGACCGAGCAGAAGGTCGTCCTCGGCTGGCGACTGCGTCACAAGCCCAAGGAAAAAAAATCGTAA
- a CDS encoding MXAN_5187 C-terminal domain-containing protein, translating into MDSRKGLAGELNTIEQLLKELHITYEQYFAGVEKREPMKVREDLAARLRRFANRRITQTDLRFRYQGLAARYHSYSAHWDRILRLIDEGRYVRQVRKASAPAPVPAPAATESPPPATEGRQEDIYRELMAARSACHMEGKAPDRAQVAAFLDTQREKIRERFGDREVEFTVVCEGGKPKIKVRPKP; encoded by the coding sequence ATGGATAGTCGTAAGGGGCTCGCGGGCGAGCTTAACACCATAGAACAGCTGTTAAAGGAGCTGCACATCACCTACGAGCAGTATTTTGCCGGGGTGGAGAAGCGGGAGCCGATGAAGGTCCGCGAGGATCTCGCGGCCCGCCTGCGGCGCTTCGCCAACCGCCGGATCACCCAGACCGATTTGCGCTTCCGCTACCAGGGCCTGGCGGCCCGCTATCACAGCTATTCGGCGCACTGGGATCGCATACTGCGCCTGATCGACGAAGGGCGCTACGTTCGCCAGGTCCGCAAGGCTTCGGCCCCGGCCCCGGTCCCGGCCCCGGCAGCGACGGAATCCCCACCCCCGGCGACGGAGGGACGGCAGGAAGATATTTACCGGGAATTGATGGCGGCCCGCAGCGCCTGCCACATGGAGGGGAAGGCCCCGGACCGGGCCCAGGTGGCGGCCTTTCTCGACACGCAGCGGGAGAAGATTCGCGAGCGATTCGGCGACCGCGAAGTGGAGTTCACCGTGGTCTGCGAAGGCGGCAAGCCGAAGATCAAGGTCCGGCCCAAGCCTTAG
- a CDS encoding patatin-like phospholipase family protein yields MSPQNTEKGKTALVLAGGGIMGAAYEIGALTALDRLLSGGFSSNRFEMYVGVSAGSVIATLVANGIPPAVLFRSIANNESRVFNWRRSDIYRIDYREILTSFWALLRNLFRIFRNYRRNGWSFSLHEILYILQEQFPSGLFSLAPMQNYLCRSFAKEGVRDDFSQLTPELYIPAYDLDRGQRVVFGCEGYRDMHICQAITASCAIPYFFRPHKIGNQNFIDGSIGRVSHIDIAIERGAKLIVVVNPRVPMDNDLERFCLPSLSEGKCSSIADLGISFAWEQAMRIETKEKLEMALEGYRHQHPEVDILLIEPGREESMLFFQSPMSNDARHHIMNYGYNLTLGQLKDRFDEFESVLGRHGVEVTAEHLSSAPPAEVVT; encoded by the coding sequence ATGAGCCCGCAGAATACGGAAAAGGGGAAGACGGCCCTGGTCCTGGCGGGAGGCGGAATCATGGGGGCCGCCTACGAGATCGGCGCCCTGACGGCACTCGACAGGCTCCTGTCCGGGGGTTTTTCCTCCAACCGCTTCGAGATGTACGTCGGCGTCAGCGCCGGATCGGTCATCGCCACCCTGGTGGCCAACGGAATCCCGCCGGCGGTCCTCTTCCGCTCCATCGCCAACAATGAGAGCAGGGTCTTCAACTGGCGCCGCTCCGACATCTACCGCATCGATTACCGCGAAATCCTCACGTCCTTCTGGGCCCTGTTGCGCAACCTGTTCCGGATTTTCCGCAACTACCGGCGCAACGGCTGGTCCTTTTCCCTCCACGAAATTCTCTATATCCTTCAGGAACAGTTCCCCTCCGGGCTCTTCTCCCTGGCGCCGATGCAGAATTATCTCTGCCGGTCCTTTGCCAAGGAAGGGGTCCGTGACGATTTCAGCCAGTTGACTCCCGAGCTCTACATCCCCGCCTACGATCTCGACCGGGGGCAGCGGGTGGTCTTCGGCTGCGAAGGATACCGGGACATGCACATCTGCCAGGCGATCACCGCCTCCTGCGCCATACCCTACTTCTTCCGCCCCCACAAAATAGGAAACCAGAACTTTATCGACGGTTCCATCGGCCGGGTCAGCCATATCGATATCGCCATCGAGCGGGGCGCCAAGCTGATCGTCGTGGTCAACCCCCGGGTACCGATGGACAACGACCTCGAACGTTTCTGCCTCCCTTCTTTATCGGAAGGCAAATGCTCGAGCATCGCCGACCTGGGGATTTCCTTCGCCTGGGAGCAGGCGATGCGCATCGAAACCAAGGAGAAGCTCGAGATGGCTCTCGAGGGGTACCGGCACCAGCACCCCGAGGTCGATATCCTTCTCATCGAGCCGGGGCGCGAGGAGTCGATGCTCTTTTTTCAGAGCCCGATGAGCAACGACGCCCGCCATCACATCATGAATTACGGCTACAACCTCACCCTGGGGCAGCTCAAGGATCGCTTTGACGAGTTTGAGTCGGTGCTCGGCCGCCACGGCGTCGAGGTGACGGCCGAGCACCTTTCCAGCGCCCCCCCCGCCGAAGTCGTCACTTGA
- a CDS encoding B12-binding domain-containing radical SAM protein, protein MKIHLVTLHVRPSAQAVPLAAASLKAALPPELQEETVLVDLFPTSADEELLSDILAGEPDVVAFSLYVWSRKRLLSLARELRRRRPSLLLVAGGPEATVDAEGVLDEGELDAVIRGEGEETFAELMAAVEKNETLPPLSGLTLRSAAGILTGPDRPPVEDLDTLPSPWLSGALVPAAGGGVLWEIARGCPFACDFCYDARGSRGVRHLSVGRLKAELDLFVRAGVSQVWVLDSTFNFPAQRGKTLLQLLAARAPGIHFHLEAKADYIDRKTAGLLGRIPCSVQVGLQSAHPEVLRNIHRVFDPQSFSERIQYLAAEGVTYGLDLIYGLPGDDHGGFCQSLEYALELRPNHLDIFPLAVLPGTPLHAHRERFGLRAEKSPPYLVLESASCPPDQLAASRRLAGATAIFYNIGRAVAYFPALLRGTGLKAVPFLERFADFLAAQPGGEERLLESEGWAPQEVLKCQERFVADELRACGRPQLISAAIDLLRYHYYYAETLLGAETLPDTLCGLDPWRSPWRVASTVRLVPFSYEILNLLEMGEVDLLQLTDLFRPVGSVALFLRRGEEVICESLEEDFLKLLKGCDGRRTPEEIFAGSISRAEGEEIAVFAVGEGLLVPAGLT, encoded by the coding sequence ATGAAGATCCATCTCGTAACACTCCATGTTCGTCCTTCGGCCCAGGCCGTCCCCCTGGCCGCCGCCTCCCTGAAGGCCGCCCTCCCTCCGGAACTGCAGGAAGAAACCGTCCTGGTCGACCTCTTCCCGACCTCGGCCGACGAGGAGCTCCTCTCGGACATTCTCGCCGGCGAGCCGGATGTCGTCGCCTTTTCTCTCTACGTCTGGAGCCGAAAGCGCCTTCTTTCTCTTGCCCGGGAGCTGCGTCGCCGCCGCCCGTCCCTCCTGCTGGTTGCCGGCGGTCCGGAAGCGACCGTCGACGCCGAGGGGGTCCTCGACGAAGGAGAGCTCGATGCCGTCATCCGCGGCGAGGGGGAGGAGACCTTCGCCGAACTCATGGCCGCCGTGGAAAAAAATGAGACGCTGCCGCCGCTCTCCGGCCTGACCCTGCGGAGCGCCGCCGGGATTCTGACCGGTCCCGACCGGCCTCCCGTCGAAGACCTCGACACCCTCCCCTCACCCTGGCTGAGCGGCGCGCTGGTCCCCGCCGCCGGGGGAGGCGTCCTCTGGGAGATCGCCCGGGGATGCCCCTTTGCCTGCGATTTCTGCTACGACGCCCGAGGGAGCCGCGGCGTCCGCCACCTCTCCGTCGGGCGCCTGAAGGCTGAACTCGACCTCTTCGTCAGGGCCGGAGTCTCCCAGGTCTGGGTCCTCGACTCGACCTTCAACTTCCCGGCGCAGCGAGGAAAGACCCTGCTGCAGCTCCTCGCCGCGCGGGCCCCCGGGATTCATTTTCACCTCGAGGCCAAGGCCGACTACATCGATCGCAAAACCGCAGGCCTCCTCGGGCGCATCCCCTGTTCGGTGCAGGTCGGCCTCCAGTCGGCCCATCCCGAGGTGCTGCGCAATATCCACCGCGTCTTCGATCCGCAGTCCTTTTCCGAGAGGATCCAGTACCTCGCCGCCGAAGGGGTAACCTACGGCCTCGATCTGATTTACGGCCTCCCCGGGGACGATCACGGGGGCTTCTGCCAGAGTCTCGAGTACGCGCTGGAGCTGCGCCCCAATCATCTCGACATCTTCCCCCTGGCGGTTCTCCCCGGGACACCCCTGCACGCTCATCGCGAGCGCTTCGGCCTGCGCGCCGAGAAAAGCCCTCCCTACCTGGTCCTGGAGAGCGCCAGCTGTCCCCCGGATCAGCTGGCGGCGAGCCGCCGCCTGGCAGGTGCCACGGCCATTTTCTACAATATCGGCCGGGCCGTCGCCTATTTCCCCGCCCTGCTGCGCGGGACCGGCCTCAAGGCGGTCCCCTTCCTCGAACGTTTTGCCGATTTTCTGGCGGCGCAGCCCGGCGGGGAAGAGCGCCTCCTCGAGTCCGAGGGGTGGGCTCCGCAGGAGGTTCTGAAGTGCCAGGAGCGCTTTGTCGCCGATGAGTTGCGCGCCTGCGGCCGTCCGCAGCTGATTTCCGCAGCGATCGATCTTCTTCGTTACCACTATTACTATGCCGAAACCCTTCTCGGCGCCGAAACCCTTCCCGACACCCTCTGCGGACTCGATCCCTGGCGGTCGCCCTGGCGGGTCGCCTCCACGGTGCGGCTCGTCCCCTTCTCCTACGAAATCCTCAATCTGCTGGAAATGGGAGAGGTCGATCTGCTGCAGCTTACCGACCTCTTTCGCCCCGTCGGCTCGGTCGCTCTCTTCCTGCGGCGGGGGGAGGAGGTGATCTGCGAATCCCTCGAAGAGGATTTTCTCAAACTGCTGAAGGGATGCGACGGGCGGCGGACGCCGGAAGAGATCTTTGCCGGGAGCATTTCCCGGGCCGAGGGAGAGGAGATTGCGGTCTTTGCGGTGGGGGAGGGTCTGCTGGTGCCGGCGGGGCTTACTTGA